The window ATCCACCAACTAGCAATCCTACAATAACGGTTACATTTGTTAAACTATAATTCAAAGCTAAAACTCCTTCAAAGATATGTGCTGCTTCAAATTGGAATGCCTGAATCATTGCTAAGGCGGCCAATCCAGCACTGGCAATAGCGAATCCTTTTGTTACTGCCTTTGTCGTGTTTCCTACAGCATCAATTTCGTCTGTTACTTTTCTGTTTTCTTCACCCATTCCAGTCATCTCTACAATTCCACCTGCATTATCTGCAATTGGTCCAAATGCATCAATACTAAGAACGATTCCTGCAAGACTAAGCATAGCCATTGCAGTTAATGAAGTTCCAAAGATTCCGTATAGAATTGGGTCTGCGCCTTCAGGTGCAGCATTTGATGCTATACTAAATGACAAGATAATTGCAACAATTAATGCAATCATGAATGGTCCAGTTGATTGCATTCCTTTGATTATTCCCATTAATGTTAGTGAGGCATATCCCCATTTTGCAGATTCAACAATTTCTTGAACTGGTTTGTATTTGTAATTTGTATATCTGTCTGTAATCTTTTGAATTACAGGTACCAGTATGACACCAATAACGGTTGTTCCAAATAATGCATATGCAATTGGTGTAGGTCCCATGAAATAATATGTGAAAATGAAATTGATTATGATTGCAATTGTTGCAGAAACATAAAATGACAAGTTAAGTGGTTTCATGACATCTGTAAGATTTGTAGAGCGAACAATCACAATACCAATAATTGATGCAATCATTCCTGATGTTCCAATTAAAATTGGGTACATGAAAATTTCAGGAGCTCCAATCAGTGCTGCAATTAACAATGAAGCCAAGATAGTTACAATGTAAGATTCGTAAACGTCAGAACCCATTCCTGCAGCATCACCTACATTATCACCAACATTGTCAGCAATAGTTGCAGGGTTTCTAGGNNNNNNNNNNNNNNNNNNNNNNNNNNNNNNNNNNNNNNNNNNNNNNNNNNNNNNNNNNNNNNNNNNNNNNNNNNNNNNNNNNNNNNNNNNNNNNNNNNNNNNNNNNNNNNNNNNNNNNNNNNNNNNNNNNNNNNNNNNNNNNNNNNNNNNNNNNNNNNNNNNNNNNNNNNNNNNNNNNNNNNNNNNNNNNNNNNNNNNNNNNNNNNNNNNNNNNNNNNNNNNNNNNNNNNNNNNNNNNNNNNNNNNNNNNNNNNNNNNNNNNNNNNNNNNNNNNNNNNNNNNNNNNNNNNNNNNNNNNNNNNNNNNNNNNNNNNNNNNNNNNNNNNNNNNNNNNNNNNNNNNNNNNNNCGGCTCTAACTGCTGCCTTGACAGTAATTTTTAGTGAAATTAGTCCTGCAACTGCAGAAAGGGTTGCACCTACTGCAAATGCCAGTCCGTTTGAAAATCCGATAAAGTATCCAATAATTATTGAAAGTGCTATAGCGATTGGGATAATAATTTTCATCTCTCTTCTGAGAAATGCTGCTGCTCCAACTTTGACAGCGTTTGATATTTCCATCATCTCTTTGGTTCCAGAAGGCTGTTTTGAAATCCAAGAGACTATGCCCAGAGCAACGATAAATGAGGCGATTCCAGCCCCAATAGGCAAAATTTGCTGTATATCCATACTATGAATAGCTTGCCTGAACTTAGGAAATATAAATCAATGAGGGAGTTATTTTCGTTTTTGATATGGCGCAAATGTTTTTCCGCGCAAACCTTGTCGCACTAATTTGTTAAATCGTTTACCATGAGCAAGATATGGGAATCTCATATGGATCAGTTCATGGACCAGAGTATTTTCCAGTGTCTTTTCATCTGGGATTTTTCTGACATTGATGAATACAAGATTGTGGAGCAAGTATGAAACTCCATAATATTTGTAGGCAGATGTTCTTCTGCCTTCAGTCATCTCTTTTGGCATATCTAGAACTTCTTTTGTAGATAAGAGTATTTTTGGTTCAGGTATGGAGAATCGATTAGAGTAAATACCAACTTTTTCTAGAATTTGTAATTTTAATTCAGAATCTAGCTTCATGATTATTTGTTGGAAAATCCATGTTTATTCTAAAAAGTCAACTCTTGTATGAGAATTGGTGTATTTTGTTTTGTATCAAAAGTAGTTCATTTCACTAGGTCATGAGTGTGAAGACTCTTCAACTACATTAACAACACCTTTCATCCAAGGATGTAATGTACAGAGGTAATCATATTTTCCAGTGTTTTTAAATTTATATTTCCATGTTCCGCCTTCTGGAATAAATTCAGAATCAAATGATTTTTTGACGTCAGTGACAGTGTGAATCATCATGTCATTGTTTGTCCATGTTACAGTAGTACCAGGAGTAATTTCAATCGATGTTGGAGAGTATGACTCTACAACTTTAGGACTCCATGAATCTTTAACAATAGATACAGAATTTGTTTGAACTCCTTTTGCTTCAGGAGTTACCGACTCACCTAAATTCTCATAGTCAATAATTTGTGGATGTTCAAGTGATTTTACCAAATCTTCTTGCCACTTTATCATAGAGTAACTTCCTTTGTTGTTACTTGGAGTCTGAATTTTTGACAAAGATGAATCATTTTCAAGTACGTCTATTACTGCCATAGAACCACGTTCTTCTTGTATACCATGCACATGAAACAGATATCTGCCAGGTGTGTCCCATTTTGCCTCAACTATTGCAGTATCTCCATTTCCAATTAGATGTGTTTGAGCATAGTATGGTTCATTCCATAAAATTCCAGAGGGGTATACTTTGACAATAGTACTGTGAACATGAAATGGTGATTGCATAACTCCACCAACACCAATGACATAGAATCTAGCCAATTCCCCTTTTACAACTTGGATTGGTTTATCCATGTATTGATTTGCGTATCCGTTAATCATGTAGTATTTTGTAAAATATTCTAATGCATTGTTGGGATCAAACTCGCTAAGGGTAAAGAAATATTCTCGTGCAGGTTCCATTGGGCGTATTGCCGGATCAATTATCATTGCGCCAAACATTCCCATTCTAACATGCTCTGATGTTGGAAATGCATGGCAGTGATACATGAAAAGTCCAGATTCTTGTACCACAAAGTGATAGGTGTATTCTTCACCTGGCATTATTTGTGGAAATACTCCGTCATTTGCAGAATCATGTGAACCATGAAAATGAATTGTGTGTGCATATGGAGTTTTATTTACAAATTTGACTGTAACATCATCACCTTCTGTGAATCTTAGAGTTGGTGCTGGAACTGTTCCATTATAGGTCCAGACTTTTGCAGTTACTCCTTTTGCAACTTCAATCTCTGCATCTTGTGCAATTAATGTATAAACAAGTTTTTGTGGATTTGAATTTTTGAATTTTGGATAAACATCAGTAGATAGTGCTTCAGTAGTTTGAATGTCAGGTGATTGAATTAACGCAACAAATGCAACACTAAATCCAATAATTGCACCCACAACAATATACAAAATACGATTTTGATTCATATAATTTTCAGCCGAGGCTCATACGTAATAAACCCATGACACCATTATCAGAATAAAATTATACTTTGGGAAAATTCAAAATTATTTGTGTGAATTAATAGGGTCAGAATATTTTGTAGTGTAATCACAAATCATACAGCCACCGTCTCATCATACCCCTTTATTCCATTAAATCGAGTAGTCCTTGTGTTTTATTTCTAATTTCTGGAGTTATGTTAACCAGAACCAATCCTTCGTTTGGCTGACCATACATAACAAGAGAATTTTCAGGAGCATGAACACATACTGGAAGTACTAAAAGATCTTCCTCACCAATAATTGTTAATCTAACAGGGGGTTTGGATTCAAATGCTTTTTTGATAATTTCAACACTTTGAGGAGTTATTTCAGCTGCCGGGTTTTCACATACAAGTTCAGTGTATCCATGAATGTTTTTTGTGGGTTCTCGCTTTACTCGCTTTTCTTGATTGTCAATAATTTGTAGAGATGGAATGAATCCAAAGTCAACCATCTTTTCAGATGTTCTATCTCCAACTGTAATTAGATATGGATTTTTTGAGAGATGTTTTTGAATGTTTGATTTGTTGACTTGGCTTTCAGGAATTAAAAGTCCTAATGGATTTTTGAATTTGTCTCTAAGAGAATCAGGTAACTTCACAGAAATCGCTAGTTAGTTGGTGGTGAATCTGCAGATTGTGATTCTGCTGCCATTTCTTCTTGCATCTTTGCTGCAAGAATACTGCATTGGGCTGCAATATTTTTTGCAGTTGATCTAAATGCAGTGGCGCTAGGAGAATCAGGATTAGTAATCATTATTGGTTTTCCTAAATCAGAACCTGACATGATTCCAGAATTTAATGGAATTTCACCTAAGAATGGAATTTTAAATTGCTCGCTGATCTTTTTTGCACCGCCATCACCAAAGATGTAGTGTTTCTCATTACATGAGGGACAGATAAAGTGGCTCATATTTTCTACAACACCAATAATTGGGACGTTTAATTTTTCAAACATTCCAATTGCTTTTACTGCGACATTACTTGCTACATCTTGAGGAGTTGTAACTACTAAAATTCCAGTGATAGGAATTGTTTGTGCCAAAGTTAATGGAATGTCACCAGTTCCTGGTGGAAGGTCTACAATAAGATAATCAAGATCAGACCAATTAGTATCTACCAGAAATTGTTTTAGTATTCCAGAAATGATTGGACCTCTGTAAATTGCTGCTTGGTGTGATTGTTCTGCAAAAAATCCAAATGACACTACTTGCAAACCATTTGATTTTGCAGGTTGTAGTTTGTTGTTATCTACTTCCATGTGAGCGCTTTTCATTCCAAGCATCAAAGGAATGCTTGGACCGTAGATATCTGCATCAAGTAGACCAACTTTAGCTCCAGTTTGGGATAATGCCAAAGCTAAATTCAAAGATACAGTAGATTTTCCTACACCACCTTTACCACTTGCAACACCAATAATGTTTTTGACAGTTGCCATTCCAGAATCAGCATCAAGTGAACGTCCTTCCATTACTTTGGCAGTAACTTTCATATCAAAATTTTTGAGTTCTTTGATTTCGGCAATTGCCTTTCTAACATCATCTTCAATTTCTACATTAAATGGACATGCAGGAGTAGTGAGCTCCAAAGTGAATTTTAAATTATTATCATTAAGTTCTAGATCTTTTATCATCCCCATTGAGACAATATCTTTTTTCAAATCAGGATCAATAACAGTGCTAAGTTTTTCTAGAACTTGATCAACTCCGACCATTGGGTCAAAAAGTCAATTTACTTTATTTAAACATAGGTTGGTGGTTAAAAAAACATCAATTAATTGAAAAAATACAGAAAATATTACTCAAAACAAGCGTAAATTACCCAAAGATTCATAAATTCAAAATCAAGAAAAAACACAGTTGTTTTCTATATCTACCCTAGTGGATGTTGTTAGGATCCCACCAAGTTTGTTTGGAACAGCCCTCAAAAAGGCAGCAACAAACATTCTCAAAGACAAGTACGAGAGTATGATTAATGCAGAATTAGGTTACATCATTATGATTTTAGATGCCAAAGTTGACGAAATGGGAAAGATGATTGCCGGAGACGGTGGAACTTTTCACAAAGTTGAATTTGAAGCATTGACATTTTATCCAAAACTCCAAGAAATTGTTCAAGGAGAAATTGTAGACATTACAGACTTTGGTGCATTTGTAAGAATTGGTCCAACTGATGCATTGTTACACTTATCACAAGTTATGGATGATTATCTAAAGAGTGATGTAAAATCTGGAATGATCTTGGCTAATCAAAGTGGAAGAACTCTTAAAGTCGGTTCTACATTAAGAGCAAGAATTACAGCAGTATCATTAGGTAAAGCAGCTGCAATGGGAAAGATTGGAATTACATGTAGACAGCCATTCCTTGGTGCAGATGATTGGATTGAAGAAGAGATTAAGAAATCCAGCGGCGGCTCTAGTTCCAAAGAAGCTAAAGTAGAGGCAAGTTAAATGGCTCGAGAGATGGCTTGTAGAAAATGCAAGTTTGTAACAACAGGTAAAGTATGTCCAGTTTGTAAATCATCTGATTTAACTCCTGATTGGAGTGGAATTGTTCTAGTAGTCGATCCTACAAATTCTCAAGTTTCAAAGACACTTGGAATAACACAAAAAGGCAAGTACGCAATCAAAGTTACGTAGATTTCTAAATCTTTAAAATCAGACCAGCACAATGTTATTTGTTGTCATTTAATTCTAAAAAACAATTACAAGATTTTTTATCAGAAGATATCGGTAAAGGAGATATCACTAGCACCTTATTACCAAAAAGAAACATTACTGCTAAAATAATTTCAAGAGAAAATGCCATTGTCGCAGGAACAAAATACGCAAAAGAAATATTCAAACTAAAAGGATGTAATGCAGTTATTGTAAAAAAAGACGGTAGTAAAGTAAAACCAAATGATACAATAATGACAATTTCTGGCAATGCAGGAAATATTCTAACTTGTGAGAGAACAGCATTGAATTTACTTACAAGAATGAGTGGCATTGCAACTCAGACAGAGTGTTTGGTAAGAAAGATTTCAAATAAAAAGACTAAACTATATGCAACAAGAAAGACAGCACCAGGTCTCAGATACTTTGACAAAGAAGCAGTAGAGATTGGAGGAGGAAAGAAGCATAGATTAAGATTGGATGAGATGGTGATGATTAAAGACAATCATATTGCAGTAGCAGATTCTCTTTTGTCTTTGATTAAAAGTGCAAAAAGAAAGTACAAAAAATTCGAAGTTGAAGTTGAAAATACCTCAGATGCAGTGCTTGCTGCAAAAGAAGGAGCAACCATAATCATGTTAGATAATTTTTCCCCATCCCAAATAAGAAAAACAATTCAAACACTCAAAGAACAGAAATTACGAAACAAGGTGTTACTTGAGGCATCAGGTGGGATTAATGCAAAAAATATTGCAAAGTATGGAGGTACGGGCGTTGATACAATATCAGTTGGAAGCATAACAAACTCGGTCAAAGGAATTGACATGAGTTTAGAAGTTTAATTTACCGAATTTATTTTAGATAATAATTCAGATACTGCTTTGTTTTTTGGATCGATTTCTTTGATTTTATTGCAACATGAGATTGCCTGTTTGGATTGACCAAGAAAATGATGTGCATTTGCCTTTAGTATCAACACATCTGTATCATAAGTTCCGATTTTCAGAGATCTTTCAAAGTATGAGATTGCTGTTTGATATTGATTTTTCATATAGTAGATTCCTCCAATAATAAAGAGAACATCATTTTCTTCTGGAACTTTTTTGAGTATTTCAGTTCCAATCTTTAAGGCATCATCATATTGCTTTTTCTTTACTAGTTTTCGCAATTCCTTCTTTTTTTGTGATGTCTTTACTTCAGCAGTTTTTGGTTTTTTGCCAAACAAATCAAATTTCATCAAGGAATGCTTTGTATAAAATCTACTTTTGAGATGAGAATCTAAATTATTGTGGCTATGGAAGTTTTTTTCTTCCAAATTGAAATTTTTCTAATCTCCACCAATCATCATTTCTGATTGTTGCAAGGTTAACATCTTCCAAGTCCTTATTTTTTGCCATACCAATATAATGGCATATCTTGTATTAAAGATCATGTAACATTGTTCAGCAATTCTTTATTTACTAAATATAGTAAATTGGGCATGTCTGAAATCACACAGTCAAAAACAGTCAATTTTCTTGGATTACGATTGATACGAATTGGAAACAATGTATTGTATCTGAAATTTTTAAAACCGATCACATTCACATAGATTGATGGAAAAAATTTGTTGGGAGAATTCTAGTTACCAAGATTGTAATGTGGTAATTATTGGAATTCCTGATGAATCACAATCTCATTCCCTAAGAGAGGGAACATCAGAAGCGCCTGAAAGGATAAGAAAGATATCAAATCTTGCAGATTCCTACATAAGAGATGGAAAAAAATCTCTAGGATTCCCATTAAATGGAATTTCAAAAAAGGTATTTGATTACGGAGACATTACAAGAAAACAAATCCCAGAAACATTTGAAAAAATTATTAGAGATTCCAAGATTCCCATCTCAATTGGTGGAGATCATTCACTGAGTGCAACAATAATCAAACAATTTTCAAAAACCAGTAATCTGTCTTTAGTGTATTTTGATGCCCATCCAGACTTTATCACATCTATAAAAAATTACTATGGTTCAGTTTTTGGAGATGTCATAGAAGTCATAGATGTAAAAACCAGTATACAGATTGGAATCAGAACTCCAGAAAAAGAAGAGATGGACAATCTGAAAAAATTCCAGATAGTAGTTATCTCTCCATTTGATATTGCAGAAAAAGGAATTGCAGTGATATCAGAGCAAATAATGAATACTCTAGGGGATAATGTCTATGTATCATTTGATATGGACTGCATAGATCCTTCACATGCACCAGGAGTTTCAGTACCAGTTCCATTTGGGATATCAAGTGTTGATGCTATTTTGCTTCTTAAAAAAATTGCAAATCGTGGAATAGTTGGGATGGATATTGTAGAGGTATGCCCAGCATATGATGTAAAAGATAGAACATCTCATCTTGCATCAAGAATGATAGGCGAGGTATTATCATCGCTGAAATAATATTGTGGCTTTAAATTCATCAAATTGTAACTATAATCATGTTTGAAAATGAATACACTTGGGGAAATGCAGTAAAAAATGGAAAGACCTCAGAATTTAATAAAAAATTTGAAGATGCTGTAGAAGATGTAAAAAAGAAATTTGGAAAAAAATATCCATGCATAATTAATGGTAAACAAGTTTTTTNNNNNNNNNNNNNNNNNNNNNNNNNNNNNNNNNNNNNNNNNNNNNNNNNNNNNNNNNNNNNNNNNNNNNNNNNNNNNNNNNNNNNNNNNNNNNNNNNNNNNNNNNNNNNNNNNNNNNNNNNNNNNNNNNNNNNNNNNNNNNNNNNNNNNNNNNNNNNNNNNNNNNNNNNNNNNNNNNNNNNNNNNNNNNNNNNNNNNNNNNNNNNNNNNNNNNNNNNNNNNNNNNNNNNNNNNNNNNNNNNNNNNNNNNNNNNNNNNNNNNNNNNNNNNNNNNNNNNNNNNNNNNNNNNNNNNNNNNNNNNNNNNNNNNNNNNNNNNNNNNNNNNNNNNNNNNNNNNNNNNNNNNNNNNNNNNNNNNNNNNNNNNNNNNNNNNNNNNNNNNNNNNNNNNNNNNNNNNNNNNNNNNNNNNNNNNNNNNNNNNNNNNNNNNNNNNNNNNNNNNNNNNNNNNNNNNNNNNNNNNNNNNNNNNNNNNNNNNNNNNNNNNNNNNNNNNNNNNNNNNNNNNNNNNNNNNNNNNNNNNNNNNNNNNNNNNNNNNNNNNNNNNNNNNNNNNNNNNNNNNNNNNNNNNNNNNNNNNNNNNNNNNNNNNNNNNNNNNNNNNNNNNNNNNNNNNNNNNNNNNNNNNNNNNNNNNNNNNNNNNNNNNNNNNNNNNNNNNNNNNNNNNNNNNNNNNNNNNNNNNNNNNNNNNNNNNAAAAAACCAAGAGCGTTCTAAAACCATACGGTGTGTGGGGAATAATTGCACCATTTAACTTTCCATCAGCAATTGCAATCGGAATGACAACTGGTGCTTTGCTTACGGGTAATACAGCAGTGCTAAAGCCAGCTAGTGCAACCCCGTTATCATCATATTTTTTTGCAGATATAATTAAAAACAAAATTCCATCTGGCGCCATCAACTTTGTTACAGGTGATGGTGGGATAGTTGGACGCACAATCATAGAAAGCAGCAATGTAGATGGAATTGCATTTACAGGCTCACAAAAAGTGGGAATGGATAGCTTTAAGAAATTCACAGAGACTACTGCAAAGCCATTCATTGCAGAGATGGGAGGAAAGAACCCAGTAATAGTTACAAAAAATGCAAACTTGGAAAAGGCATCAGAAGGAGTAATGCGAGCAGCGTTTGGATTTGGTGGACAAAAGTGCAGTGCATGTTCTAGAGTGTATGTACAAAAAGACGTAGCAGAAGAATTTCTCAAAAAACTAGTTGAAAAGAGCAAATCACTAAAAATAGACATGCCGTGGTATGCAGACACATTTTTGGGTCCAGTGATTAATGATGAATCAGTCTCCAAATTTGAGAATGCTGTGAATCTTGCAAGAAAAGATGGCAAGATAATTTTGGGTGGTGAGAAGATCAAAGAGTATGAACATGGATACTTTGTGCAACCAACAATTGTAACTAATCTTCCAAAAGATCATAAATTAATTACTGAAGAATTGTTTTTGCCATTTTTGTGCATTGACACTTTTGATGACTTTGATGAAGCAATCAAGTTGGCAAACAAATCAGAGTATGGATTAACTGCAGGAATATTTTCTGAAGACAAAAAGCAACTGGAAGAATTTTTTGAAAAAATTCAAGCAGGAACTGTATATGCGAATAGAGAATCTAGTGCAACAACTGCAGCTTTGGTTCAGAGTCAACCATTTGTTGGATGGAAGGGTTCAGGAATTACTGGAAAAGGGGCAGGTGGAGAATATTATTTACAACAATTTTTGAGATCACAGACTCAAACTTTGTGCGATTGAATAAACGAACTTCCCAGAAGGAGAATGTTTCTCTTTCTTTCACGTAGTCTTCTGATGGAATAAGGTAACCAGTTTGTTCCATATGGGATATAATCAGAGATTATGAATCCTTGTTTGACCAGGTCAGGTTTTAACTCGTCTCGAATTCCTTTTAGTAATTGAAATTCAAATTTTTTGGGATATTTTTTTGATAATTCTACTGCATGATTAATTAATTTTGAATCATGAGTTGCAATTCCAAACTCATTTGCATCTTTGAATAAAGTTTTCATTATATTGAGATAGTTATCATCTACTTCTTTTCTTGTCTTGTATGCAATTT is drawn from Candidatus Nitrosarchaeum limnium SFB1 and contains these coding sequences:
- a CDS encoding multicopper oxidase type 3, with translation MNQNRILYIVVGAIIGFSVAFVALIQSPDIQTTEALSTDVYPKFKNSNPQKLVYTLIAQDAEIEVAKGVTAKVWTYNGTVPAPTLRFTEGDDVTVKFVNKTPYAHTIHFHGSHDSANDGVFPQIMPGEEYTYHFVVQESGLFMYHCHAFPTSEHVRMGMFGAMIIDPAIRPMEPAREYFFTLSEFDPNNALEYFTKYYMINGYANQYMDKPIQVVKGELARFYVIGVGGVMQSPFHVHSTIVKVYPSGILWNEPYYAQTHLIGNGDTAIVEAKWDTPGRYLFHVHGIQEERGSMAVIDVLENDSSLSKIQTPSNNKGSYSMIKWQEDLVKSLEHPQIIDYENLGESVTPEAKGVQTNSVSIVKDSWSPKVVESYSPTSIEITPGTTVTWTNNDMMIHTVTDVKKSFDSEFIPEGGTWKYKFKNTGKYDYLCTLHPWMKGVVNVVEESSHS
- a CDS encoding DNA-directed RNA polymerase subunit E, RpoE2, which codes for MAREMACRKCKFVTTGKVCPVCKSSDLTPDWSGIVLVVDPTNSQVSKTLGITQKGKYAIKVT
- a CDS encoding hypothetical protein (hypothetical protein Nmar_1234) — translated: MVGVDQVLEKLSTVIDPDLKKDIVSMGMIKDLELNDNNLKFTLELTTPACPFNVEIEDDVRKAIAEIKELKNFDMKVTAKVMEGRSLDADSGMATVKNIIGVASGKGGVGKSTVSLNLALALSQTGAKVGLLDADIYGPSIPLMLGMKSAHMEVDNNKLQPAKSNGLQVVSFGFFAEQSHQAAIYRGPIISGILKQFLVDTNWSDLDYLIVDLPPGTGDIPLTLAQTIPITGILVVTTPQDVASNVAVKAIGMFEKLNVPIIGVVENMSHFICPSCNEKHYIFGDGGAKKISEQFKIPFLGEIPLNSGIMSGSDLGKPIMITNPDSPSATAFRSTAKNIAAQCSILAAKMQEEMAAESQSADSPPTN
- a CDS encoding TPR repeat-containing protein; its protein translation is MKFDLFGKKPKTAEVKTSQKKKELRKLVKKKQYDDALKIGTEILKKVPEENDVLFIIGGIYYMKNQYQTAISYFERSLKIGTYDTDVLILKANAHHFLGQSKQAISCCNKIKEIDPKNKAVSELLSKINSVN
- a CDS encoding DNA-directed RNA polymerase subunit E', yielding MINAELGYIIMILDAKVDEMGKMIAGDGGTFHKVEFEALTFYPKLQEIVQGEIVDITDFGAFVRIGPTDALLHLSQVMDDYLKSDVKSGMILANQSGRTLKVGSTLRARITAVSLGKAAAMGKIGITCRQPFLGADDWIEEEIKKSSGGSSSKEAKVEAS
- a CDS encoding nicotinate-nucleotide pyrophosphorylase; the protein is MSFNSKKQLQDFLSEDIGKGDITSTLLPKRNITAKIISRENAIVAGTKYAKEIFKLKGCNAVIVKKDGSKVKPNDTIMTISGNAGNILTCERTALNLLTRMSGIATQTECLVRKISNKKTKLYATRKTAPGLRYFDKEAVEIGGGKKHRLRLDEMVMIKDNHIAVADSLLSLIKSAKRKYKKFEVEVENTSDAVLAAKEGATIIMLDNFSPSQIRKTIQTLKEQKLRNKVLLEASGGINAKNIAKYGGTGVDTISVGSITNSVKGIDMSLEV
- a CDS encoding membrane-bound proton-translocating pyrophosphatase, producing MGSDVYESYIVTILASLLIAALIGAPEIFMYPILIGTSGMIASIIGIVIVRSTNLTDVMKPLNLSFYVSATIAIIINFIFTYYFMGPTPIAYALFGTTVIGVILVPVIQKITDRYTNYKYKPVQEIVESAKWGYASLTLMGIIKGMQSTGPFMIALIVAIILSFSIASNAAPEGADPILYGIFGTSLTAMAMLSLAGIVLSIDAFGPIADNAGGIVEMTGMGEENRKVTDEIDAVGNTTKAVTKGFAIASAGLAALAMIQAFQFEAAHIFEGVLALNYSLTNVTVIVGLLVGGLIPFIITGQLINGVSRAAGKMVDEVRRQFKADSGILAGTSKPDYAKCVDIATAASIKELWKPAVIAIIAPIILGILLGPTAVAGLLMGAVVTGIPLAYHLANTGGAWDNAKKLVEMQGDKGTEIHKVAVVGDIIGDPYKDTAGPALNTVIKLLNTIAIVFVSAFIALLAL
- a CDS encoding NAD-dependent aldehyde dehydrogenase, whose amino-acid sequence is MTTGALLTGNTAVLKPASATPLSSYFFADIIKNKIPSGAINFVTGDGGIVGRTIIESSNVDGIAFTGSQKVGMDSFKKFTETTAKPFIAEMGGKNPVIVTKNANLEKASEGVMRAAFGFGGQKCSACSRVYVQKDVAEEFLKKLVEKSKSLKIDMPWYADTFLGPVINDESVSKFENAVNLARKDGKIILGGEKIKEYEHGYFVQPTIVTNLPKDHKLITEELFLPFLCIDTFDDFDEAIKLANKSEYGLTAGIFSEDKKQLEEFFEKIQAGTVYANRESSATTAALVQSQPFVGWKGSGITGKGAGGEYYLQQFLRSQTQTLCD
- a CDS encoding hypothetical protein (hypothetical protein Nmar_1233), translated to MKLPDSLRDKFKNPLGLLIPESQVNKSNIQKHLSKNPYLITVGDRTSEKMVDFGFIPSLQIIDNQEKRVKREPTKNIHGYTELVCENPAAEITPQSVEIIKKAFESKPPVRLTIIGEEDLLVLPVCVHAPENSLVMYGQPNEGLVLVNITPEIRNKTQGLLDLME
- a CDS encoding Arginase/agmatinase/formimionoglutamate hydrolase, arginase family; amino-acid sequence: MEKICWENSSYQDCNVVIIGIPDESQSHSLREGTSEAPERIRKISNLADSYIRDGKKSLGFPLNGISKKVFDYGDITRKQIPETFEKIIRDSKIPISIGGDHSLSATIIKQFSKTSNLSLVYFDAHPDFITSIKNYYGSVFGDVIEVIDVKTSIQIGIRTPEKEEMDNLKKFQIVVISPFDIAEKGIAVISEQIMNTLGDNVYVSFDMDCIDPSHAPGVSVPVPFGISSVDAILLLKKIANRGIVGMDIVEVCPAYDVKDRTSHLASRMIGEVLSSLK
- a CDS encoding hypothetical protein (hypothetical protein Nmar_1232) → MKLDSELKLQILEKVGIYSNRFSIPEPKILLSTKEVLDMPKEMTEGRRTSAYKYYGVSYLLHNLVFINVRKIPDEKTLENTLVHELIHMRFPYLAHGKRFNKLVRQGLRGKTFAPYQKRK